GGTCTGTTGCGGCGGGGCGTTATTACGAGTCGATTTTGTTGTATCGTCGATCCAAGGCGGAGTGGCTGCCTGCACAGGCGTTTTTACTGCGATGTCGCTGTTTTACAGATGGTCAGGTCGTTGGAAGCAGGGATTTTGTTGAGCAGTTTTTTGAAACGCATCGTGAGTATTTTGGACCAAGACGCCGAACGGGGGGACGAAAGATGAAAGGCGAGTGGTCTGCGCTTTATGCCATTCGAGATGTTCACACATGCGACATACAAAGGGAACCGCAGGGTGGTATCAGCGGTGTTTCGACTTAACCATGTTGATCGCTTTGTACAGTGCCTCATTGAATTCTTTGGATTGGTTCAGTTGCATGAAATGATCTGCATTGGTGATGGTTATCATTTCGAAGGATGTCATATGCCGTCGATTGGCTTCCACATCGACGGGCCACTTGTCTGCATTCACACAAACAACAGGTTGTTTTAGATGGTCGAAGACGGTCGCAAATTCGCCGGTAATATACATAGAAAGCATGTTGCTTATTGCGCTGACTGCCACATTTGATGGAGCGGATGACATATCGTCAATGATCCACTGGCGCAGTTCCGGATTTGCTGGATCAGGCATTAGCATCGTGCTGACAAAGGCTTTGCATCCTTCCATAAAGTTTTCTTCAAGGGGGTTAACCATGAGTTCAAACGTGTCCTTTGTTAACGGGTATTCCACATTTTGAAGCGTGTCTATGCCGATCAGGCCGACAACTTTGTCCGGCGCGAGGGCCGCCGCTTCTGCGATGACGCGACCACCCATGGAATGTCCTATTAGTATAGCGCTTTCGACGCCGGCATCATTCAGGACGGCTTTTACATCTTCCCCGAAGGCCTGCATTGTGTAGTTCTGACGATTTTGGCCCGATTGACCATGTCCCGCCAGATCAACTGTTATAATGTGGTGCGAATCTGCCAGAAACGGAATTTGTTTGCGCCAGTAGCGGGAGTCACAGCTCCATCCATGTATAAAAACAAGGGCTGATTTCCCATGACCATATTCTTCATAACTGATCGGATTGCCGTCTCTTGAGGTTATAACAGCATATGTTTTATCAGCATCTGCTGCGAACGTTGTGCCTGCCATGCAAACCACGGCAATTAATAAATACAAACTGTGCTTCATTGTTTATTCCCTTCCGTACGATTGGATCGATATGATATAGTATCACGCCAAAATCAGAATGCAATAGCGATATGCAGGACAGGTAATCGCCAAAGATACTGAAATGGCGATAAAAAATCTGTGCAATCGAGTGCGCGACACCATGAGGCTAATGACGGAAATGTGGGTTTGACGGGGGGGGGTAAAACGGTCTTTTCGGAAAAGTTCCAATCATTGGAAGTTTTTTCAGAAGAGTTCCAATCATCGGAACAATCGAATCATGATCAAAAACCCGGGAGGGAAACAGGGCGGGGGGCCCGCCCTGTGTGCTAAGCTCATATCGCAAAGGACTAGATTCCTCGAATAGGCATCAGTGCCCGACAGGCCGCATTCACTATCGGATATACGATGGGTGAAGACGTCAGGGCGGGGTGTGTTCCCATTTGGAATTTTACAATATCATTAGCCGTCATGCGGTGATTGATGCATGCAGAAAGTACGTTGACCACTTCGCCTGTGGATCGTCCTCCTGAAACCGCGCCGCCCAGTAATATGCCGGTATCTTTGGAGAAGATCAGCTTTACCTTTTGCATGCTTGATTCCGGCATGCCGCCCGGATGGGTGTCCGGCGCCTGCGCTGTGCTAATAATCACATCCATGCCATTGGCCTTTGTTGTTCGCTCTGTCATGCCGGCTACACCGAAGGCTCTTCCGTTCAGCATGGTGGCAAAGGCACAGATGGCACCGCAATTGTGATGCGTTGGTGAAAAGAGATTTGCTCCGGCAATGCGCGCTTCAGAAGAGGCGATGGATGCCAGCATAACCCCGGACGGCCGTCCGTCAAAAAAGGATTCTTTTGTTGCACAGTCGCCGCAGGCAAACACATCGGGATCGGTGACACTTCTCATATAGCGGTCTACTTTAATACCCTTTCTAAAGCCCAGTTCCAATCCGGCTTTCTGTGCCAGTGCCGTGCTGGGTACGGCGCCAATGCCAATAATAACCAGGTCTGCCGGAAGTTCTTTGCCGCTGGCCAGTGTGACCTTCTCCACCTTGCCGTCGCCGGTGATGGCTACGACCTGTTCTTCGGTCAATACCGTTACACCGGCTTCTTTGATCTTATCTGTGGCTTCGTCACAGTATTCATCATCTAGGGCCATTTGCAGGCAGCGGGGCAGCATCTCGACCAACGTTACATTGTTGTCGCGGCCTTTACGGCATTCGTCTGCAAATTCAATACCGATAAATCCACCGCCGATAATGACCAGGTTTTTCGCAGCGTTAACTTTCGTGAGCAAGTCTTTCAAGTAATCAAATTCTTTTTTGACGAGGAACACGTTTTCCATATCAAGGCCGGGGATAGGGGGAATCATCGGCAGTGACCCCGTTGCGAAAACAAGTTTGGAATATTCGATCTGA
The sequence above is drawn from the Spartobacteria bacterium genome and encodes:
- a CDS encoding alpha/beta hydrolase, which translates into the protein MKHSLYLLIAVVCMAGTTFAADADKTYAVITSRDGNPISYEEYGHGKSALVFIHGWSCDSRYWRKQIPFLADSHHIITVDLAGHGQSGQNRQNYTMQAFGEDVKAVLNDAGVESAILIGHSMGGRVIAEAAALAPDKVVGLIGIDTLQNVEYPLTKDTFELMVNPLEENFMEGCKAFVSTMLMPDPANPELRQWIIDDMSSAPSNVAVSAISNMLSMYITGEFATVFDHLKQPVVCVNADKWPVDVEANRRHMTSFEMITITNADHFMQLNQSKEFNEALYKAINMVKSKHR
- a CDS encoding pyridine nucleotide-disulfide oxidoreductase; its protein translation is MKKTDVLVVGGLSGISAAISCRRHYPEKSVTVLRKEGTVLIPCGIPYIFGTVGGPENNVVPDGLLESNGIELITKEAVDVDREKKLVTLDDDSQIEYSKLVFATGSLPMIPPIPGLDMENVFLVKKEFDYLKDLLTKVNAAKNLVIIGGGFIGIEFADECRKGRDNNVTLVEMLPRCLQMALDDEYCDEATDKIKEAGVTVLTEEQVVAITGDGKVEKVTLASGKELPADLVIIGIGAVPSTALAQKAGLELGFRKGIKVDRYMRSVTDPDVFACGDCATKESFFDGRPSGVMLASIASSEARIAGANLFSPTHHNCGAICAFATMLNGRAFGVAGMTERTTKANGMDVIISTAQAPDTHPGGMPESSMQKVKLIFSKDTGILLGGAVSGGRSTGEVVNVLSACINHRMTANDIVKFQMGTHPALTSSPIVYPIVNAACRALMPIRGI